In one Lycorma delicatula isolate Av1 chromosome 5, ASM4794821v1, whole genome shotgun sequence genomic region, the following are encoded:
- the danr gene encoding distal antenna-related, which produces MSTKSAGLLVTTKRPIRQLSLEEKLQAIDRVHKGESKASVARIIGVPESTLRGWCKNEDKLKVMAMKTTPSPEPTTDYHEAKRMKPYERETKSCPAVRQQEEDPLWFWLRNQQQNQRYPQTLEQDQTSSWFWRWYKQYSFPQATATEPLPLVVPSKALDTVLTDNNNAESKENNVKEDSVSEDEDDPPATAAEALKHGEKFLRWLECCSDPSVTAVQLLQFRYLLNNVRACAQRKANKNKTTTRSRRK; this is translated from the coding sequence ATGTCAACTAAAAGTGCGGGCTTACTGGTTACTACAAAGCGACCTATCAGGCAGTTATCGttggaagaaaaattacaagCTATCGACCGCGTACACAAAGGTGAATCGAAAGCTTCTGTCGCGAGAATTATTGGAGTTCCCGAATCTACATTACGAGGTTGGTGCAAAAACGAAGATAAATTAAAGGTTATGGCTATGAAGACGACGCCTAGTCCCGAACCGACTACAGACTACCACGAAGCGAAACGTATGAAACCTTACGAACGAGAAACTAAATCTTGCCCGGCCGTAAGACAACAAGAAGAAGATCCGCTCTGGTTCTGGCTTCGAAATCAACAACAAAACCAAAGGTATCCGCAAACACTCGAACAAGATCAAACGAGCAGTTGGTTTTGGCGATGGTACAAACAGTACAGCTTTCCACAGGCTACAGCTACCGAGCCTCTACCTCTTGTAGTGCCATCCAAGGCGTTGGACACGGTTTTGACCGATAATAACAACGCAGAATCCAAAGAAAATAACGTTAAGGAGGACTCTGTGTCTGAAGACGAGGACGACCCTCCGGCAACAGCCGCTGAAGCCCTCAAGCATGGAGAAAAGTTCCTGAGATGGCTGGAATGTTGTTCAGATCCTAGTGTGACTGCAGTTCAACTGTTACAGTTTAGATATCTACTAAATAACGTACGAGCTTGTGCACAGAGGAAAGCGAATAAGAATAAAACGACCACCCGATCTCGTCGAAAGTAA